In the Diceros bicornis minor isolate mBicDic1 chromosome X, mDicBic1.mat.cur, whole genome shotgun sequence genome, atttcttagaaCAACGCTTGGAACATCATAAGTATCATGCAAGagcttggcacacagtgggtgctatgtatttatttcctgtcatcattgtcatcatcatcatcagattTACTGGTTTCCGTGTGTTCAATTTGGATTAGCTTATGTGTACCTTTTAATCTTCTGCTATCTATTATTTgtgtcaattttactttttcttctctttttagatGGGAAGTTTGGGATTAAGACCTCACAAACAAGAATTTCTGGAAAAGCTTCGTTGCATAGTGAAATGGAGGGTGAAGACACAAGAGATGATTCATTGTATTCCATTTTAGAAGAACTGTGGCAAGATGCTGAACAGATAAAAAGATATCaggaaaaacagaacaaaccTCTGAGTCACGCTGCTTTCATCAATAAGAAACTATTGAATACAGAGTGGGATTATGAATATAAAGACAGTGTAAAATTTGTTCATCCAAGCCCAAATCATGTTTCTTCACAGAAAAGACCCCATAAATACGACTCATTTGGAAGGAGTTTTAAGCATAATTTAGATTTACATATTCATAGTAAAAACAATGCAACAAAGAACTTTGATAAAATTCTTGGACGTGGTCAAGTTTTCACTCAGAGCTCTTCTTATACAAACCACGAAAATACGCATGCAGGAGTGAAATTCTGTGAAAGTAATCAGTGTGGAAAAGTCTTCAGCCTCAAACAAGCACTCGGTCACAATCTGAAATTTCCTGTTGGGGAGAAAGCAAATATGTGTACTGAATTTGGGAACATCTTCACCCAGAAGTCACACCTCTTTGCACCTCAGAGAATTCATACTATGGAAAAACCTCATGAACTTAGCAAATGTGTAAATGTTTTTACACAGAAGCCACTATTCAGTATATGTCTGAGAGTTCATCGAGATgaaaaactatatatatgtaCTGAATGTGGGAAGGCGTTTATCCAGAATTCAGAATTAATTTTGCATGAGAAAACTCATACTAGAGAAAAACCCTATAaatgcagtgaatgtggaaaaTCATTTTTCCAGGTGTCATCTCTACTTAGGCATCAGACAACTCATACAGGAGAAAAACTCTATGAATGCCGTGAATGTGGGAAAGGCTTCTCCCTGAACTCAGCCCTCAATGTACATCAgaaaattcatactggagagagacACCAcaaatgcagtgaatgtgggaaagcctttaccCAAAAATCAACACTTAGGatgcatcagagaattcatacaggAGAGAGATCCTATGTATGTACTGAATGTGGGCAGGCCTTCATCCAAAAGGCACACTTGATTGCACatcaaagaattcatactggagagaagccTTATGAATGCAGTGACTGTGAGAAATCTTTCCCTTCTAAGTCACAACTTCAGATGCATAAGCGaattcacacaggagagaaaccctatataTGTAccgaatgtgggaaggccttcacCAACAGGTCAAATCTCAATACTCATCAGAAatctcatactggagagaaatctTATATATGTGctgaatgtgggaaggccttcacTGACAGGTCAAATTTCAATAAACACCAGAccattcatactggagagaaaccctatgttTGTGTCGATTGTGGGAGGGCCTTCATCCAGAAGTCAGAGTTAATtacacatcagagaattcatactacAGAGAAGCCGTATAAATGTCCTGACTGTGAGAAATCTTTCTCCAAGAAACCACATCTCAAAGTACATCAGCGaattcacacaggagagaaaccatatatatgtgcagaatgtgggaaagccttcactgACAGGTCAAATTTCAATAAACACCAGACAATTCATACTGGAGATAAACCCTATAAATGCAGTGATTGTGGAAAGGGCTTCACTCAGAAATCAGTTCTGAGTATGCATCGCAATATTCATACATGAAAGTAACCCTGTTTCTTGAAAATGAGAAAGCCTTATCACAGAAGTCGGGTCTAATTGTACATTACAAAATTCATCCAAGACAGATCCTATATGCCATTGCATCATAAAAAGCATTCATCAGGCTCTCTCACCTCAGAGGAGCAAAATTTTTCAGAAGAGACCCTCTAAGAATGCACTGAATGAAGGAGAATTTCCATATTTGCACCTCACAATATATAATAGAATTCAAACCAGGAAAAATGCTGTCAGTTTGATGCATTAGGAAAAGCTTTCCTATGGAAAGTATTATAAGGCAAATTGTTACCAAATTCTTTATAGATGGAGTGTGCAAAATTATGTAAATGACAGTCATGTTTACTGTGTTATATTAAGCAATTTAAAGTGAGAACTAAATGAAAGATAGgacaagaaaataatatatttgatgCATAGACCTAGTCTCACTTCTGTAGGGTGTTTGTGGCAGAACACATTGTACAACAGGAGGAATAATAATTGAAATTCTGTTTTTGAATTTAATATAGTTGTGTctgtcaaatatatttcttattgaatatttctcTCACGTGAATCCACAGTTATAAAGTCATTGTGGTtttgtatatacacacatctgcAGATGTAGTTTTACATGAACACATAAATACAATCCTATCCTTCATACTGGTTTCCATGACATcatgtttttatcttctttcattGTGGTACAATGGCAAATAGCCACAAATTCCTCCCATCCTTTTATGTATGCCCCTTTGCGATGTTACTCTGTTTTCTTATTGAGAGGTAGAGTCTCTATCTTTCCACACTTTGGCTCTcagcttggccatgtgacttgctttggccagtgtACATTAGCAAAGAGATTCAAGAAGAGGCTGGAGAAGTGTGAATGCCTGCCTTGAGGCTTACGCTCTCTTGTTGCTTTTAGGAATTCTGAGACCTTTGTGTAAAGAAGCTCAGATTATTCTACTGGGGGATGAGAAACCACATCGAGCAGAGATGGGCCAGCCCAGCTGAGGCCTCTTAGACCAACTGCCAGACATGGAAGTGAGGCTTTCCTCAACCTCCATTCCCAGCCAAGCCGGCCCACACCAGAAGAGCCATACCAGTTATCCCAGCCAACCTGGAGAATTAtgagataaataaaatgattattgttttaagctactaagttttggggtagtttgttgcACAGCCAATGCTAAGTAATACctaaaagtgtatgtgtgtgggggataTTGTACCAAAACATAAGACGTGGCATTTAGCTTTGGGCCTGGGTGGCAGGTGGAGActggaaaaacaatgaagaaaactgTTAAGAAAGGCTGGAAAAGATAGCAGCCCATGTTATTTAGTAATGAGAAACATAGCAAAACAGTCACCATGCTCTGTGGGAAGATAGAGAATGTACCAAATGAACTTGTGGGTCTGGCTAAGGAGATTTCCAACAGAATGTTGAAAGTATCGGTTTGCTTCTTTTAGTTGCATATGGTAAGGTACAGAAAGAGAGATATAAACTAGGGAAATAACTGTTCCATTTGCAAGCAGAATtcagaagaaatacaaaaaagcCAGGACTTGCTGGGTTAGAAAATAACTGTTTCACATCTCCAGTCTCTCCAGCCATCAAAATATTCTCAAGGTGAAAAAAGGCCTCAGAGTAGAGATCAAATCATGGGTATGGCTGTAAGACCCTTTGTTAAAATGTGTTAAATATTTAAGTTGGTGTTTGGGAGACCCTCTCAGCTAAGCTAAACAGCTTCTAAAAACTTCACAACATTGTCCCCAGTAGCCTGACACACTGCTCAAAGTCGAGAGAAGCCTGTCTTAAAAAGAATTGTCGATGTGGCATGGAGTACATACAAACCAGATTCATAGAAAACCTATAAAGTTTTTAATAGAGTTTTACTAGCAGAACTACCTCCAGGTTGGACTTAAAGGGACTGAAACAGTCCACAATGAAAAGTGGCCTCTGGACTCCCCTCTCTAACTTCTATGAACAGGAAGCAAGCTGAGCAAGTTACTCAGCTATAAACATGGGCCATTTCTTATGGGCAAAGAAGGACATCTCAGAGAGAAGACCCCAagaacaatatattaaaatagacTGAGAAACTGTTCCCAGGTAGAACTGTGACCTAATCAAGAAACATTATCTGCCCCTGGAGCAGGGAGACCTGACAACATTTGCTCTGTGGGATGTCTCAATTGTTGTGGAACAGTGGCTGATATGTGCCTGCCTCTTATTTCTCCCTCTTTTGAATGGGAGTATCTACTGCAGTTATCCTGTCCCTATCTcaccattgtacatatatatatatttgtgtgtgtgtgtgttgcgtgggagaggggaggtgatCATGTAACTTATCATTTAGCTGACAGGTCTCTGGATCAAGAAACTGAGAAATGGCACCCAAGGAACCTCAGCCACATCTAAACCTGAACAGAAGACTTGAGGTCCTGGATTTGAGCCTGATGCCATAATTTGGGATGAGACAATTGGAGGTCTTGGAATGGAGGTGAACATATTTTGCATGGTGTGGTAATGTAAATAATTTATGACCAGAAGATAGACTGtgttagattaaaaaaatgctaCAAATTTCTCCCATCCCTATATATGCCCCTTTTCAATCCTTATatctctttgtgtttcagttgGGATCATTTCTATTAACgtatcttcaaattcactgattttAACCCCTACCCTGGCTCTGTCAGGTCTACTGATGAACCCATAGAAGGTTCATCTCagttatgttttctcttttatttctagtatttCCATTCGACTCTTAGTTTTCATCTTTCTGCTGGAATTCCCCATATGTTCATACCTGTTGTTCAcattttccactctcctctttaacatattaatcattgttgggccggccccgtggcttagcggttaagtgcgcgcgctctgctactggcggcccgggttcggatcccgggcgcgcaccgacgccccgcttctctggccatgctgaggccgagtcccacatacagcaattagaaggatgtgcaactatgacatacaactatctactgggggcggGTATGggggggggaaaaggaggaggattggcaatagatggtagctcagggctgatcttcctcaaaaaaaaaaaaacattaatcattgttattttaaattctgggTCAACTGAGTCTGGatctgttgattgctttgtctctttatggtggatttttttctcttgctgttttgcATCTAATAATTTTTGGCTCAATGTCAGATGTTGTATGTAGGAGAGTAGAAACTGAGATACATAATATTTATTCCTGGAAATAGACCTGGCTGCTCTTATAGGTCATTAGTGTGGGGGGATTGAGTCCATTTAGTCAAGATTTGGGCTGGGTTTGGGTTTTCTTGTTGCTCTGGTTACCTTCAGTGTACCGTAGTCTTCAAATTTCTCTAGTGTCACCTTGTGCTTAGGGTAGGCACTGGTTTTCCAGAGAATTTTTCTCAATGTTCCTGCACCACCCTTACCTTTAGGCTTTCCTGTGTGCCTGCATCTCAgagaggatctctctctatgCTCTTGCCTCTCCCTTAGTAGTAGACTGCTATTATTACTTGGTTCTTGGTGACCTGATGCGTAGGGCGCAAGAGTTGTTCTGGGCCAGCCTCAGTTTTAGGCAGGCCCTATATCCCTAGGTCTTGAGGGTGGGGCTTTTTTGGtgatcctgcccctccccactgaTAGAAGGCCTTTAATGGTCTGGGCCCAGGATGGTTTCCTGCCCTTCCCTCTCGAGTGCAAgatgtttttccttttcccttcctctaGCCACAATGGATCTTCACCTGTGTCCTGGAGGCAAGAGAGTTTGCTGCACTTCCCCCAGTGGCTTAAGGCTTTTGTTCTGTAAGGGAGTAGAGTCCCAATGGGGCTTTGTGCCATTTCTGTATCAGGAGCTGCTCCCTTGCAGGCCTGCACCACTGACAGAGGCTTTCTCTAGTCTCCTGCCCTACCCCAAATGTTTCTTCTGAGCACCCAGTGGAGGTCTGTGGAGAAGAGCCTGCAAGTGGGGGCCAACTACCTTTAGATCTCCAGCTTCAGGAGTCTGTATTCTCATACTATCCCACACTCAGCCTTTAGgaattcatttaaaattcttaCCAAATTCTTACTGCTGATAT is a window encoding:
- the ZNF81 gene encoding zinc finger protein 81 isoform X1 — protein: MPANQSSRGPSLALIPGGCDNREHLIEAIINGIPSGRMRPMCSILLNHDLQGSGLNRLNQTCKPSRSTLQSQVSVSFKDVTVDFSREEWQQLDSTQRRLYQDVMLENYSHLLSVGCEVPKPEVIFKLEQGEEPWILGEETPHQSCSDGKFGIKTSQTRISGKASLHSEMEGEDTRDDSLYSILEELWQDAEQIKRYQEKQNKPLSHAAFINKKLLNTEWDYEYKDSVKFVHPSPNHVSSQKRPHKYDSFGRSFKHNLDLHIHSKNNATKNFDKILGRGQVFTQSSSYTNHENTHAGVKFCESNQCGKVFSLKQALGHNLKFPVGEKANMCTEFGNIFTQKSHLFAPQRIHTMEKPHELSKCVNVFTQKPLFSICLRVHRDEKLYICTECGKAFIQNSELILHEKTHTREKPYKCSECGKSFFQVSSLLRHQTTHTGEKLYECRECGKGFSLNSALNVHQKIHTGERHHKCSECGKAFTQKSTLRMHQRIHTGERSYVCTECGQAFIQKAHLIAHQRIHTGEKPYECSDCEKSFPSKSQLQMHKRIHTGEKPYICTECGKAFTNRSNLNTHQKSHTGEKSYICAECGKAFTDRSNFNKHQTIHTGEKPYVCVDCGRAFIQKSELITHQRIHTTEKPYKCPDCEKSFSKKPHLKVHQRIHTGEKPYICAECGKAFTDRSNFNKHQTIHTGDKPYKCSDCGKGFTQKSVLSMHRNIHT
- the ZNF81 gene encoding zinc finger protein 81 isoform X2, which encodes MPANQSSRGPSLALIPGGCDNREVSVSFKDVTVDFSREEWQQLDSTQRRLYQDVMLENYSHLLSVGCEVPKPEVIFKLEQGEEPWILGEETPHQSCSDGKFGIKTSQTRISGKASLHSEMEGEDTRDDSLYSILEELWQDAEQIKRYQEKQNKPLSHAAFINKKLLNTEWDYEYKDSVKFVHPSPNHVSSQKRPHKYDSFGRSFKHNLDLHIHSKNNATKNFDKILGRGQVFTQSSSYTNHENTHAGVKFCESNQCGKVFSLKQALGHNLKFPVGEKANMCTEFGNIFTQKSHLFAPQRIHTMEKPHELSKCVNVFTQKPLFSICLRVHRDEKLYICTECGKAFIQNSELILHEKTHTREKPYKCSECGKSFFQVSSLLRHQTTHTGEKLYECRECGKGFSLNSALNVHQKIHTGERHHKCSECGKAFTQKSTLRMHQRIHTGERSYVCTECGQAFIQKAHLIAHQRIHTGEKPYECSDCEKSFPSKSQLQMHKRIHTGEKPYICTECGKAFTNRSNLNTHQKSHTGEKSYICAECGKAFTDRSNFNKHQTIHTGEKPYVCVDCGRAFIQKSELITHQRIHTTEKPYKCPDCEKSFSKKPHLKVHQRIHTGEKPYICAECGKAFTDRSNFNKHQTIHTGDKPYKCSDCGKGFTQKSVLSMHRNIHT
- the ZNF81 gene encoding zinc finger protein 81 isoform X3 produces the protein MLENYSHLLSVGCEVPKPEVIFKLEQGEEPWILGEETPHQSCSDGKFGIKTSQTRISGKASLHSEMEGEDTRDDSLYSILEELWQDAEQIKRYQEKQNKPLSHAAFINKKLLNTEWDYEYKDSVKFVHPSPNHVSSQKRPHKYDSFGRSFKHNLDLHIHSKNNATKNFDKILGRGQVFTQSSSYTNHENTHAGVKFCESNQCGKVFSLKQALGHNLKFPVGEKANMCTEFGNIFTQKSHLFAPQRIHTMEKPHELSKCVNVFTQKPLFSICLRVHRDEKLYICTECGKAFIQNSELILHEKTHTREKPYKCSECGKSFFQVSSLLRHQTTHTGEKLYECRECGKGFSLNSALNVHQKIHTGERHHKCSECGKAFTQKSTLRMHQRIHTGERSYVCTECGQAFIQKAHLIAHQRIHTGEKPYECSDCEKSFPSKSQLQMHKRIHTGEKPYICTECGKAFTNRSNLNTHQKSHTGEKSYICAECGKAFTDRSNFNKHQTIHTGEKPYVCVDCGRAFIQKSELITHQRIHTTEKPYKCPDCEKSFSKKPHLKVHQRIHTGEKPYICAECGKAFTDRSNFNKHQTIHTGDKPYKCSDCGKGFTQKSVLSMHRNIHT